From Arcobacter arenosus:
GGGAGAAGGATCCTGATGGATTTTTTCATATAATTTCAAAAGATACAGGTTTTGATTTGTTAATTAAATATCTAAAAAAACAGAAGGTATTAATAAATAGATATCCCCAAGTAAATGATATCCCTGCTTTAAAAAAATTTGGAAATAAAAATGAACAAGTTGAAAGTATTGTTGATTATCTTGTTAAAAGAGGTAACGCAAAACCTAGAAAAATTGAAACTTTAGCCAATACAATAAATTCGATATTTATGAGAACTTTGAAAAAAGAAGAGGTTGATAAATTTATTAATATATTAGTAAATAAAAAATATATAAAAATAGAAGATAGTAAAGTTGTTTACACGTTAAAATAAAATTCAAAGGAAATAATTTCCTTTGAATTAAAATTAGATTTTATCAGATAAGTCAATATTAATCCCTGCATTAATTAATTCTTGTTGTCTAGGACCTAAATAATCTAAAAACGTTGGATATTCTTTATAGTATTCACCACTTACATATCTAAATAGCTCTTTAAAGTGGAAACTAAATAAAAGTGCATCAATTCTAGCTATCTCTTTTTTATCATCAAAAAGTAAAATTCCCGGTCTATAATCTAAAGAAATCTGTTTTGCCCAATCATATGGTGTTGTAGTTGTACCATCTGGAGTTATAATTTTT
This genomic window contains:
- a CDS encoding PIN domain-containing protein, translating into MSTRINYIFVDYENVQPTSFNLPEEYLFKVFIFIGANQSKIPIELVTSIQKLGLNAEYIPIEGSGKNALDFHITCYIGKLWEKDPDGFFHIISKDTGFDLLIKYLKKQKVLINRYPQVNDIPALKKFGNKNEQVESIVDYLVKRGNAKPRKIETLANTINSIFMRTLKKEEVDKFINILVNKKYIKIEDSKVVYTLK